The genomic interval AGCATCTGCTATTCTAGCCATAGCAAAGTTTGAGATGTCCTCTTCTTTTATATTTATTTCTGCTGGACTTCCTGCTCCTTCAATTATAACTATATCATTTTTAGCTTCTATCTTTGAATAAGTTTCTTTCAATATAGGAATTAAATTCTTCTTATATTGATTGTATTCAACTCCTGACATATTACCTATAGATTTCCCACAAACTATTATTTGTATTTTATTCATACTTGAAGGTTTTAATAGTATTGGGTTCATTTCAACTTCAGGCTCTAATCCACTTGCCTCAGCCTGTACAACTTGTGCTCTTCCCATTTCCTTACCATCTTTTGTTATATATGAATTTAATGCCATATTTTGTGATTTAAAAGGAGAAACCTTATATTTATCTTTATAAAAAATTCTACATAGTGCAGTTACAAATAAACTCTTACCTGCTCCTGAAGATGTTCCTACAACCATTAAATTAGCTTTTTTCATTTTTTTCACCTCTTAAAACATTATATATAATACAGAGTAAAATAGTCAACTTTATTTTAATTTTATTTTCTAAAATAGAAAAACTCCTGATAATTTTATTAATCAAGAGTTTTATATATCCTTATAAATATATTTTGCTTCTATGTCCTATATCCAAAATTAAGATAACTATTTTATCATCTTGAATATCAGCTAATATCCTATAATCTCCTACTCTATAACGCCACAATCCTTTTAAATCACCTGTTAAGGCTTTACCTTTTATTCTAGGATTTTCTGTATCAATTAAATTTTTCTCTATCCAAGTTCTTATTAACTTTGAAGTTAAACTATCCAATTTCTTTATAGTATTCATAGCAGTTTTAGAATATTCCACATTATATTTCATATTTTAACTATTCTCCCCAAACTTCTTTATGTGAATAAGTCTTTAAAGTACTATTTTCTTTTTCTTTTAAATATTCTTTATAAATTTTTAAATCATATTCATCTTCAATATAATCAAGAACTACTTTTTTCATAAATTCAGACATAGTCATTCCTTTACTACTTGCATAATTTTGTATGATTGCTTTTTCTGTTTCATCTAATCTTAATGTTGCTGTTGTTCCCATATTTATCACCTCTTTGTTTAAACATTGTAACACATAATAATAAGATTTTCAACTTATTTTTAACTATATTTTTTTGTTCCCTACTTATATCATATTTGACAAAATTATTCTAAATATGATAACATCATAAAATAAAAATATTACTTAGAAAGGAAAATTATGAATTTTTTAGGACACTCATTGATTTCAATTGAGATTGATGAAAGCACAGATAAAAAGACTTTATATGGTAATTTTACAGGTGATTACTATAAAGGTTTAGTTGATAGAATAGAGCTTCCAGAAACTTTAAAAGAGGGTATTAGACTGCATAGAATAATTGATAAAGTTTCAGATAGAAAAGAAAACTATTTAAATGAATTATTAGTAGATAAATTTGGAATTTTTAAAGGGATAGTATCAGATATGTTTATTGACCATTTCTTATCAAAAAATTTCCATAAATTATTTAATAAAGATATTAAACTCATTGAAAAGAAAATATTGAATGCAATTGAAGAAAATAGAAATATTTTTCCAAAAGATTTCGAGAGAATGTTTAAATGGTTGAATGATAGAAATGTTATGTCAAATTACAAAGATATAGATTTCTTAGAAAGAGCTTTTGAAGGCTTAGCTAGAAATATAAGAAAAGGTGAAATTTTAAATTTAGCTACAACTGAGTTAAAAAAGAATTATAATCTATTTGAAGAAAAATCTATAAAAGAATTTTTCTATGTAAAAGATAAAAGTATAGAAGAATTCTTAACTTGTTATGGATTAATGAACCTATAACTTTCTACTATAAAAATAATCTAGAGATTATAAATCTCTAACTTACTTTTGATCTTAAAAGGGATAGTTGTAAACTACCCCTTACCTATATTAAGTATTTTCTATTTTAACATAGCATCCTTTAATATTTCAAATGACCATTTTATATGTTCTTCTAATAATTTTTTGACATTTTCTAAATTTTTACTTTTAACTTCTTTTAGGATATTTAAATGCTGAATTGTTGCCTCTTTTCCAGTATTTGATACCTTATAGGCTTTATATTGATATCTATGTATTTTAATTTCTAAAGTTTTTAAAATCTCTTTAACACATGTATTTTCACTAGCTAAATATAGTGTGTTATGAAATTTTGAATCTAACTCATATAAGTATTCATCATCTATTTGATTATTTAAATTATATGAAGTTAGAAGATTTTCTAATTCACATTCTAAATTAAATAAACTTTGAGAGTCTATTTTAAAAATTGCTGATTCTAATGCAACTTTTTCTAATGCTATTCTTACTTCGTATATTTCTGCTAAATCTTTTAATGAAAGTTCCTGAACAATTAAACCAACACCGTCAACACTTTTTAAATAACTTTCAGCCTCTAATCTTTTTATAGCTTCCCTTATAGGAGTTCTACTCATATTAAGAATTTTTGCTAAAGTATTTTCAGACAATGACAAACTATTATTAATTTCACCAGAAACAATTCCAGCTTTTATTGTATCATAAGCAATAGATGCTAAAGTTTTTCTTTTTATTTCTATTTTTTCAAACAATGTAAACACCTCTTTTTTTCTTTTCATTTAATTATAACACAATTTAAAGAAAACTTAAAAGAAACTATTGTATTAGTAATTAAATAAATTCATATTTAATTAACCAAGTCTATTGGTTTTTTATCATTCATCATATCTATTAAATTTTTTAAAGTTTTTAATTTCAAATCTTTAAAAGATTCCTCTGATATATATGAAATATGTGGTGTCACAATTATATTATCACAATGTAAAATAGCTTCATCTCCAGTAGGTGGTTCAGTTTTTATAACATCAAGCACAGCACCAGCTATTATTTTATTTTTTACTGCTTCAATCAAGTCATCTTCTTTTAATATTTTTCCTCTTGCTGTATTAATAATATAAGCTGTATTTTTCATTAGTTTAAAATCTTTCATAGAAAGTTTATCAATATTCTCATCGCACCCTTTTAAATTTATACTAATGTAATCAGCTTGTTTTAATCCCTCTTCCCAAGAAACTTTTTCAACATTATATTTTTTTATCTCAGCTTCTGATAAAAATTCATCATAAACCAAAACCTTTATTCCAAGAGAAGATACTCTTTTGGCAAGTATCTTACCAATAGTTCCAAAACCAATTATTAATAACTTTTGATTACTTAGTCTTTTTATATTTTCTTTAACAGCGGGTGCTCCCCAAAATTTACTATCTAAATTATTATAAAAATATTCTATTTTCTTGTTAAATAAATACATCGCTGCAATTATATAGTCTGCTAAATCTTCTGCACAATACCCTTGTACATTAGTAACTGAGATATTTTTATTTCTGGCAGCTTTTATATCTATTCTATCATAACCACCACCATAAATAGCAATTCCTTTACAATTTTCTAATTTGTCAATGGTAGTTTTTGGAATATCTGCATAAACTTGTGCTAAAATCCCATCAGCTTTATATCCAAATTTTTCCAAATCTTCTTTATAATTATAATTTGACATTTTTATTTCACAATCTAGAAAAGTTTTTTTTAAAATTTCAATTTCAGTTTCATAATCAGACCATTCTTCATCTATTATCCAAAACAATTTTTTCATTTTATAATCTCCTTTCAGTTCAGAAAAATTGTTGTTATAGGTTTAACATAAGTTACCAATAGTAAGACTATAATTAAACCAACTATTAATTTTAATATTTGTTTAGAAATTTGATCCATCCCAACTTTTGAAATAGCTGATGCGACAAATAAATCTATTCCATATGGTGGTGTACAAAAACCAATAGCTAAATTCATTGTTAACATTATTCCAAATGTAATAGGAGACATTCCAAAAGACACTGCTATTGGAAGTAAAATAGGAGTAAGTATTATAGTTGCAGGTATATTGTCAATAAACATTCCAACAACTAGTAAAAAAATATTAATCAATAGAAGAACTATGAATCCATTATTACTAATTGATAATATAAATGAAGCAATTTTAGCTGGTATTTGTTCCATTGTTAAAAGTGCAGCAAAAGCTGTAGATAGACCTACCATAAATGTTGTTGCTCCATTAACTACTATTGCATCTTTAAAAGCAACATATGCACCTTTAAAAGTTAATTCTTTATAGATAAAAACTCCAACTATAAAAGAATATACTACTGATATTACAGCTGCTTCAGTAGGTGTAAATTTTCCTGAATAAATTCCACCTAAGATAATAACTGGTGATAAAATTGCCCAAAATGCTTTTTTAAAACTCATAAAAATTTCTTTTAAAGAAGGTTTTCTATCAGTTCCTTTATATCCATTTTTCTTTGAAACAATATAACAAATAATTATCAAAGCTACTCCCATTAAAATACCTGGTAAAAAACCAGCTGTAAACAACTCTGTAATTGATGATCCTGATACAACTCCATAGATAACAAAAGGAACACTTGGTGGAATTATTACTCCTATTGTACCTGCCGCTGCAGTTAATGCGGCACTAAAGGATTTACTATATCCATGTTTCACCATTTCAGGTATCATAAAAGCACCAACAGCTGATACAGTAGCTACAGCTGAACCAGATATAGCTGCAAAAAACATGCACACAACTACTGTTACCATTCCTAAGCCACCTGTTATATGTCCTATTATACTTTCAAAAAAATCTACAAGTCTTTTTGCTATTCCACCACTACTCATTAAATTTCCTGCTAACATAAAGAAAGGAATCGCTAATAAAGGAAATGAATCTACTCCTGCTACAGCATTTTGTGCTATCATTGTAATTGGTATACTGGAAAAACAAATCAAAGTAATTAATGTTGCTATTCCAATTGCATATCCTATAGGTACACTTAGCATAAGTAGAATAAAAAATATTAAGAATAACATAGCTACATCCATACATTTCTCACCTACTCTTTTCTCTTAATTAAATTTATTGTATCATTAATTAATCTAATTAAAACAATCAATGAACTTATAGGTAAACAAGAATAGATAAACACTAAAGGTATTCTCATTCCTGAAGACAATACATTTCTTGCTATCATAGATTTACACAATAAAATACCTGCATATAATAAGAAAGCACTAAAACTAATCCAAATAAAATTCACTAATACTTCTAATATTTTTTTATTTTTTATTTTTTTTAAAAAATTTATTAATATTTCAACTCTAATGTGTTGTTTATATTTTAATGCAATGCTTGTTCCTAACCAAGTTTGCCAAATAAAAATATATCTAGATAATTCTTCTGTCCAAGACAATGAGTAATTAAAAATTGTTCTCATAAGAATTTGAGAAAAAATTAGTAATACGTTGAAAACTAAAGTTCCTATTAATAAATACTCCTCAAATTTATCATATTTTTGAAGAATTTTTCTCATATTAGCCTCCCTCAATATAATAGTTATTTATTATATTCATCTGCAATTTTGAATAAATCATCTCCAAAATTTTTCTTATATTTATCATACATTGGTTGAAGGGCTTTTTTAAATTTTTCTTTTTCATCAGCAGTTAAAATATTAACTTTTAATTTTCCTTCAGTTCCCAATAATTCTATATATTTATTATTATCTTCAAGTTCCATTTTTCTTTGATTTTCTATATATTTTTTTGCTTTTTCTTGTAATATAGCTTTTTGTTCATCGCTTAAAGAATTAAATTTCTCTGCATTCATAATAAATGCAAGAAAATTATGGACATGTTCTGTAATACTTAAAAATTTTTGTACTTCATAAAATTTATTTGCATATATTAATGAAGGTGGATTCTCTTGTGCTTCAACAGCTCCTTGTTGTAAAGCAGTATATACTTCAGTAAAACTCATAGGAGTTGGATTAGCACCTAATGTTCTAAAGAAGTCGATAAAAACAGGGCTTTCCATTACTCTAACTTTTATTCCTTTTAAATCTTCTGGTTTCTTTATTTCTCTTACACTATTTGTTATACTTCTAGGTCCATTATATGTATAACCTAAGTTTACTAATCCAGATGATTTTAGAGCTTCATTAAAATATTCACCCATTTTTCCATCCATTGCATTAAATGCAGCTTCCGAAGATATAAAAAGATAAGGCATATCTAAAATTCCAAAATTATCAGTATATGATGTTAAAACAGATGTTGAAGGTAAAGCCATATCAATTGTTCCCATAGCAACAGATTCTGTCAATTGAACATCTCCTCCAAGAGCTCCATTTGGATATATTTCTATTTTTATACTTCCCTTAGAAGCTTCTTCTACTTCTTCCTTAAAGATTAGAAGAGCCCTATTAGTAGATCTTGTTTCAGGTTCAACATGTGCAACTTTTAAAACTACTTCTTTCTCTTCTTTTGCTTCATTATTTTCATTACTTTTTCCACAACCAAATAGCATAAAAACAAATAAAAATACTACTAATAAATTAATTTTTTTGAATTTCATATATCCTCCTTGAATTATAAGATTTCTATTTCTCCATTTGTTGCATCCAATCTTATTCTATCTCCATTTTTAATTATTTTATAAAATTCTTCTTCAACCTTATCAACCATTGGTATTTCCATAATAATTGCACTTGCAACTAAAACAGTTTCAGGTCTTTGTATTATCATAGCTTTAGGAGCATTATTTTTCATTTTTAATTGATAAAGTCCATCTGCTTGTACAACTGAACTTCCTTTTCCACTTGGAAAAATTAATATTTTATTTGATATAATTTTATTTTCTAAATCATGTTCTGGCTCAATAACTTCTCCAGTTTCAGGTTTTATGAGATAAAACATTACATCATCTTTTGAAATGATAACTTCCCCTTCAATACAACCTTCTGAAATCTTATGACACTTAAAAATTTTTTCTTTCATTTTTACTTCACCTCTCCAGTCAATGCAGCTTCTATACATGTATCTAAATCTCTAATTACAAAATATATTCCTCTTCTTTGAGGATAATATGCACATTTTGGTGATTCTGTAACTCCAATTTTTCCTTTTAAATGATGCCAACATGGTTGATCAGGACATGTATCTGGAATTATTGAGCCTCCTGCTTTTTCTATAATATCATTAAGTCCCATTCTTATAGCCATATCTCTTATATAACTAGATGTTAAAATATACATATCTTTTTTTAATTTTTTATCTTTAATTTTATCAGCTATATATTTTACCTCATCAAGTGTAAAATGAGGACATCCAAACATTACAAAATCTATTTTTCTATTTCCTTCAAGAGAAATTTCTTTTAAGACATCTTCGAAGTCATCATTTGTTATAATAACTTTTCTTTGAGCTTCCTTATTACCAAAAGCAGTTTCTAAATCTGGGGCTTCTGGAGTAACACCTAAAATATGATACATATCATATGCTCCAGATGTATTTAATTGTGCTCCTAAATTTCTTAAAGCTTCTTTAGAAATATGTTTAGGTAATCCAGTAAATACAGGAATACCATGTCCTATTTTTTTTCCACACATTCCTAACATATGATAGCAATAATCATTTTTCATATCTGCCTTTACTTCAACCAAAATATTTCCTTTTCTATTTTCATCAAATAATAATCCATACTCAGGAACATAACCTGTTATTGCAGCACATAAAGCACTATTAGCTCCTTCTCTATTTGTTCTTGCTCCCCACACTGCATTTGCATAAGGGGTTGCACTTGATTCAGAAAAAGCAATAATTTCACCAAAATTAGGTACATTTGTATCAATATATGGAGTACAATTATATGTTAATTGGGCACCAAGACCTTTATAAGCTTCTTCTGTTCTTCTCATCATTTTATAATCTTCTTCAAGCACAAGTCCTTTTTCTTTAAAATACGATAAACAGAATCCTGGATTAACTGTAGGAGTAACTCTACACTTTGCTCCAGCATTTAATAACTTTTCTGCAAACCACAGATCTGCATCTTGATTACTTAGTGCAACATGAGCTCTTGTTATAGGAACCATCCTTTCTGCTTCAAATGACTCCCCTATAGCTATCTGAATTTTCATTGCTATTGCTGCTCCTTCACCATATTTTCCATTCAATAAATCTTTTTGATCGTCTGTTAGTTTCATATAATTCACTTCCTATTGTTTTTATTAAGTACAATAAAATTAAAAAATAAATATTTATTTCTTTTTAAAGCTTGTATACATATAGTATACCTAATTTTTAAAATAGTCAATAGTATATTATATATATTTTTATAATAAGATTTATTAAAAAAATATATGTTTTAATTATTATACTTATCTTATAGAATCTTCAGTTATAACAAAAAATTCCTAAAGATAATTAACGTCAATAGTACTTTCATTTTTGGCTTTATAGTAAATGTTGTTAATAGAAAAAATTTCTATTGATATCATTTTTTTAATAAAAAAGTAAAGAGAACAGTATCTGGATATTCAAATTTTAGTAATTTTAAAAAGCAGGTATTAATCCAAGTAACTATTATTTAAATTAGTGCTTAATTTTTTAATGCAATAATGTGATTTAGTTCAAATAAAAAAAGAGAATTCTTAAGTTTTTAATTCTCAAAAATTCTCTTAATTCTATCAGGTCATAGTCTAAACTTTTTTATCAACACTATTTGACAAATAACCTCATTTTATAAACTATACTCTTTCAACAGTTGTGAAAGATTCAAATGCAAACTTATGTAAATCTACTGAATTTGCAACTTCTACTTTATGAATATTATTTTTTCTAAAAGCATACATATCTATTTTAGTCAATGCTTTAGGGAAAGTTATTGTTTCAAAAGCATTTTTATAGAAAGCTGATGCTCCTATATATTCTAAAGTTTCAGGAAGAGCTATTTCAGAAAGTTCATTCATAGCAAATGCACTTGGTTCTATTCTTTTTACTTTGCTTCCAAATTCAACTTTAGCTAATTTATTTCTATAGAATGCAAATCCTTCTATATTTACTAATGCTTCTGGCAATTTAACTTCTTTTAATTTACATACTCCAAAAGCATCATATCCAATACTTTCAACTGTATCAGGGATCACAACAGAAGTTAATCCTCTTCTGTAAAAAGCATTGTCAGCTATTTTTTTTAGAGGTAATCCATCAGGAGTTACTGCTGGTATTACTAAATCAGTTTGACCTCCAGTTTTTACTTTGTCTTTACCTTTTGCTGTCATACCTTTTAGTTCGTCACCTTTGAAAATAAAATCATCATATTCCCATATATTTTGATCCATTTTTTCCTCCTAGAATCTGCTTAATTGTACTAATTCGTTAAATGTTTCAAGTTGAGTTTTAACTTGTCCAAAGTCTACCATTTGTTGATCATATCCCATTTTAATTAATGGAACTTTAGCAGCATCAAATGCTTGTTTTAATGATGGATATTCCATTTCTTCAGTATCATTGAAGTTCATCATAAATAGTAGACAACCATCTGCATTATTTTCTTTAACTAAATCTAATACATATTTAGGTCTCTTGTATATATCTGGATCATAAAGAATAGGATCTTCATCCATACGAGCAAATTGGTCAGCAAGTGCTAACATTGGGTCAGCTATAGATAAGTCTATATCAACCTTTAATGCTCTTGATTCATGAGCTACATCATCTGCAACTACGCATACTTTATAGTTATCAAATACTTCTAGAAGTCCAGGGTTGTCTGTGATAACTCCACTTGTAACAACTCTTACTCCATCCCATTGTTCTTCAGGGATAGCTTCTAATTCTTGATTTAATTTTCTTAGTAAAGCTGTATGTTCATCCTTTAACATGAAGTATGAGCTTTTTAAAACATTAGATCTATCAGATGCTTTAATACTTTGTGGATGTTTAGCAGCTAATTTTATAAATCTTCTCTTTTCTTCTCTATTGTCATTATAAACTTTGAATGCATTTTTTAAATTTTCATCAGTAATTTTTACATCACAGATTTTTTCTAATTCTTCTTTAGCATTTCTGAAAATTCTTGCATTGTATTGTTTACCAAATTCTTCTTTTCTATGTTGTCCATGGTTTAAGAATACCATAGGTATCTTTCTTCCTGCACTTACTTTATAGTTTTGTGAAAATGGTCTTAATGTATCGTCAAGTGTAGTAATTATTGAAGCAGATAAACCATCTAATGTTCCATCTAAAGCCATTTCTAAACATCTTAAAGCTAATGAGTAATAGAAAGTAGGGAAATAATCCTTTGCTTTTTCAATAGGTCCTTGCCCTCCCCATACACCAAATGGAACCATTCCACCTGCATAAACTATTTCTTCAGGTGCATAATAAGGGAATATACCTACTGCTTTCTTTCCTTCAGCAAGATATTTGTCTAATTGCTTTCTAGGGTTTTCTGCATAGTACTTAAATTGTTCTAACAATTCCTTAATTTCAGCCATCTTTCCTTCTTCCTCCTAATATTAATGTTTTATTGTTTCTTTAGACCAGTCAGTTTCTTTAGTATTTTCAAAGTTTGTATAAACTTCTTCTCCATTTGCCAATCTTTCTTCTTTTCTTTCTTGCATTATTTCAACAAGCCCTTGTACTCTTGTATTATACTGTTCAGTTGAGAAGTTTCTTTCATCAGCTTGGTCTCCATCAAAGTGAACAACTGGAATTCCTAAGTCTTCTTTCCATCTTCTTTCTATTTCTGGCATTGCACCACTCCAAGGTTTACAACTACGGTTATAGTTTACAAGTGCTCCACTTATACCATTTTCTTTAGCCATAGTTTCTCTCCATTCAACTCCTGTTTCTATACATACAGAACAAGGTGCTTTACAATAAGCTGCTGCCATTTCTCTTATATTTTCATATCTGAATCCAAATGCTGGTGCATAAACAACTGCAGTTACATTTACTCCATTGTCTTTTAAAGGTTCAAATAATGGTTTTAATCCTGGCCAACAAGGAATTCCTTCAAATAGAATTCTGTGTTCTTCTGGATATTCCCAAGTTGAAGTTCCTTCTTTTATAGATTGTTCAAATTCTTCTGCTAGTAATTCAAATCCCATAGCTGCTTCTTCATCACATCTAGCAGCAACGATGTCTGCCATGTGATTAAATAAGTCAAATCCACTTAATGGAGATGGTTTATATCCCATATATTTACAAGATTTTAACCAAGCTGCTGCTGTTCTGTTAGCTCTTGCACAAGCATCTTCAAATTTCTTTTCATCAAATTTCTTTCCAGTTAATTCTTCTAATTGTTTAATAGCATGATTAAATTGTCCAATTAGATAATCAATTTTTTCTTCAGGTACATCTACAGTATTTGAGAAAGGTATATCTATCATTATTAATGGAATATTGTGCATTCTTGCTATATTTTCATACCATTTAGTCATCATGTTACAGATGTTGTTACAACATAGTAAGAAGTCTGGTTGTGGCATTCTTCTTGCATCTGTTGGTTCCCCTGCAGCATATGCTAAACTGATTCTAGCGTATCCACAAATATCATTGTCATATCCCATATCTTCTGCAGCTTGACATAGTCTTAATCCATCTTTTTTAGCTGCTGCAGATGCAGCATGGTTTTCAGGATATACAACATTTAAGTCAAAAGCTTTAGCCAATTCGATTGGAAACTTAGATGAACTCCATCCAACTAATTCTCCTCTCTTTTTTGCTTCCCATGCATTTGCATAAACTTTATCAACCACACCTCTTAAGATAGCAGCAGCAGGTTTATGCCCTTCTATCGGTCTTGGTGTTTTATTAGGTAATTTTTCCATTTTTCCCATTTCATTTCCTCCTATTCATTTCTAAGTACATTTTATTTGTCTATAATAATTTATAGAAAATAGGTAAGTTACATTTCTGTAACAAACTATTTTCTATGAAGTTAATACCAAAGTTTAAATTTTATTGATGAGTCATTGTATATTTTTGGTAAGCAAACAATGCAGCACCTATTGCCCCATTTAATTGACAATATTCATTAGTATGAAGCTTGAAGCCTAGATTTCTTTCCAAAGCTCTAACCATACCTTTATTAAGTGCAACTCCACCAGTCATAACAACATCATCTTTTATTCCAATTCTCTTTGCCAAACTACCGACACGACTAGCTATAGCCGTGTGGATTCCTTTTACTATATCTTCAATTTTTGTTCCTTTAGCAAGTTGTGATATTACTTCAGATTCTGCAAATACAGTACAAGTTGAACTTATTGCT from Fusobacterium pseudoperiodonticum carries:
- a CDS encoding 2-hydroxyacyl-CoA dehydratase subunit D, giving the protein MGKMEKLPNKTPRPIEGHKPAAAILRGVVDKVYANAWEAKKRGELVGWSSSKFPIELAKAFDLNVVYPENHAASAAAKKDGLRLCQAAEDMGYDNDICGYARISLAYAAGEPTDARRMPQPDFLLCCNNICNMMTKWYENIARMHNIPLIMIDIPFSNTVDVPEEKIDYLIGQFNHAIKQLEELTGKKFDEKKFEDACARANRTAAAWLKSCKYMGYKPSPLSGFDLFNHMADIVAARCDEEAAMGFELLAEEFEQSIKEGTSTWEYPEEHRILFEGIPCWPGLKPLFEPLKDNGVNVTAVVYAPAFGFRYENIREMAAAYCKAPCSVCIETGVEWRETMAKENGISGALVNYNRSCKPWSGAMPEIERRWKEDLGIPVVHFDGDQADERNFSTEQYNTRVQGLVEIMQERKEERLANGEEVYTNFENTKETDWSKETIKH